A portion of the Rhodopseudomonas sp. BAL398 genome contains these proteins:
- a CDS encoding bifunctional [glutamine synthetase] adenylyltransferase/[glutamine synthetase]-adenylyl-L-tyrosine phosphorylase has translation MISSATGDADHLQLAARFAAGPLLFAPVEAAQRLDGWLGELAPAQADALRTIADQFPHAGTILRSIAEASPYLFDLIRADAARLIRLLRADPEQGLAALMQKTDAEVAAAGVEADAMLALRRMKAEAALLIALCDIGGVWPVLRVTQALTDLAVVAVRAALRFLLRQETARGRLKPPDPEHPEQGSGLVVLAMGKMGAGELNYSSDIDLIVFFDLDAHTLAPDIEPQPFFVRVTQGLSRMLQQRTGDGYVFRVDLRLRPDPASTPVAISMASALNYYEREGRTWERAAMIKARPCAGDAVAGEALVAEIAPFVWRKHLDFAALTDVHDMKRQMQTFRGQTEIAVEGHNVKVGRGGIREIEFFAQTQQLIAGGRHPELRVRPTLAALNILAERDWITYRARDELTAAYEFLRRVEHRLQMIADEQTHTLPDTVEAVERFARFLGYDSRAAFAKDLLGHLDCVQGHYGKLFEGDPTGTEKLPDIDYAAGPDDRRLVDHLAGLGYKKPVMVAGTLQQWMSGGYRVLRVETTQRAFVEFVPALIDGLARAEEPDNAIVAFDRLLQALHRGGRLISLLSQNRDLLALIALVLGAAPRLGDMLARQPQIMDGLIDPRFFGAMPDRGELSARLAATLADANSYEEFLDRLRLFGQESLFLIGTRILSGTVSTQQASTAFANVAEGIVGTVDDLVARQFAERHGRIKDEQTAILAMGRLGSQEMTASSDLDLILIYDFDHEQPDSDGERALQGAQYFARFTQRLISAFTTRTNYGVLYEVDMRLRPSGRAGPVASRLDSFAEYQEHEAWTWEHMALTRARVISASPDFRARIEGIIRDILIRPRDAAIIASDVAEMRRAIAQEKGEDDVWDLKYAAGGLVDIDFIAQYLQLIHAAQAPEILNVNTLAVLDNATRLGLLPHAAANVLRPAARLYHDLTQILRLCVSEKFKPETAGEDLLRVLVRAGDAPDFSALQARVKETQAEVRAVFLKLIEGAG, from the coding sequence ATGATTTCTTCCGCGACCGGCGACGCGGACCATTTGCAACTGGCCGCGCGGTTCGCGGCCGGTCCGCTTCTGTTTGCGCCGGTCGAGGCCGCGCAACGGCTCGACGGCTGGCTCGGCGAATTGGCCCCGGCGCAAGCCGATGCGCTGCGGACGATCGCCGACCAATTCCCGCATGCCGGTACCATTCTGCGGTCGATCGCCGAAGCCTCGCCCTATCTGTTCGATCTGATCCGCGCCGATGCCGCGCGCCTGATCCGGCTGCTACGCGCCGATCCGGAGCAGGGCCTGGCGGCGCTGATGCAAAAGACCGATGCGGAGGTCGCCGCCGCCGGAGTCGAAGCCGACGCGATGCTGGCTTTGCGGCGGATGAAGGCCGAGGCGGCGCTGCTGATCGCTTTGTGCGACATCGGTGGGGTCTGGCCGGTGTTGCGGGTGACGCAGGCGCTCACCGATCTCGCAGTGGTCGCGGTGCGCGCCGCGCTGCGGTTTCTGCTGCGCCAGGAGACGGCGCGCGGCCGGCTCAAGCCGCCCGATCCCGAGCATCCGGAGCAGGGCAGCGGCCTGGTCGTGCTGGCGATGGGCAAGATGGGCGCCGGCGAACTCAACTACTCCAGCGACATCGATCTGATCGTGTTCTTCGACCTCGACGCCCATACGCTGGCGCCGGATATCGAGCCGCAACCGTTCTTCGTCCGCGTCACCCAGGGCCTCAGCCGGATGCTGCAGCAGCGCACCGGCGACGGCTATGTGTTCCGGGTCGATCTGCGGCTGCGGCCGGATCCGGCCTCGACGCCGGTGGCGATCTCGATGGCGTCGGCGTTGAACTATTACGAGCGCGAAGGCCGCACCTGGGAACGCGCCGCGATGATCAAGGCGCGGCCCTGCGCCGGCGATGCCGTGGCCGGCGAGGCGCTGGTCGCCGAGATCGCGCCGTTCGTCTGGCGCAAGCATCTGGATTTCGCGGCGCTCACCGACGTTCACGACATGAAGCGGCAGATGCAGACGTTTCGCGGCCAGACCGAAATCGCGGTCGAGGGCCACAACGTCAAGGTCGGCCGCGGCGGCATTCGCGAGATCGAGTTCTTCGCCCAGACCCAGCAATTGATCGCCGGCGGCCGGCATCCCGAATTGCGGGTGCGGCCGACGCTGGCGGCCTTGAACATCCTGGCCGAGCGCGACTGGATCACCTACCGGGCCCGCGACGAACTCACCGCGGCCTATGAATTCCTGCGTCGCGTCGAACACCGGCTGCAGATGATCGCCGACGAGCAGACCCATACGCTACCCGACACGGTCGAGGCGGTGGAGCGCTTCGCGCGCTTCCTCGGCTATGACAGCCGCGCGGCCTTTGCCAAGGACCTGCTCGGTCATCTGGACTGCGTGCAGGGGCATTACGGCAAGCTGTTCGAGGGCGATCCGACCGGCACCGAGAAGCTGCCGGATATCGACTATGCGGCCGGCCCCGATGACCGCCGGCTGGTCGATCATCTGGCCGGGCTTGGCTACAAGAAGCCCGTGATGGTGGCCGGTACGCTGCAGCAATGGATGTCGGGCGGCTATCGCGTGCTTCGGGTCGAGACCACGCAGCGCGCCTTCGTCGAATTCGTCCCGGCGCTGATCGACGGGCTGGCGCGGGCCGAGGAGCCCGACAATGCCATCGTGGCGTTCGATCGGCTGTTGCAGGCGCTGCATCGCGGCGGCCGGCTGATCTCGCTGCTCAGCCAGAACCGCGATCTCCTGGCGCTGATCGCGCTGGTGCTGGGCGCGGCACCCCGGCTCGGCGACATGCTGGCGCGGCAGCCGCAGATCATGGACGGCCTGATCGACCCGCGGTTTTTCGGCGCGATGCCCGACCGCGGCGAATTGTCGGCGCGGCTGGCCGCGACGCTGGCCGACGCCAATTCCTATGAGGAATTCCTCGATCGGTTGCGGCTGTTCGGCCAGGAAAGCCTGTTTCTGATCGGCACCCGAATTCTGTCCGGCACGGTCTCGACCCAACAGGCCAGCACCGCCTTCGCCAATGTCGCCGAGGGCATTGTCGGCACCGTGGACGATCTGGTGGCCAGGCAATTCGCCGAGCGCCATGGCCGGATCAAGGATGAGCAGACCGCGATCCTGGCGATGGGCCGGCTCGGCAGCCAGGAGATGACGGCGTCGAGCGATCTCGACCTGATCCTGATCTATGATTTCGACCATGAGCAGCCGGATTCCGACGGCGAGCGCGCGCTGCAGGGCGCGCAATATTTCGCCCGCTTCACCCAGCGGCTGATCAGCGCCTTCACCACGCGCACCAATTACGGCGTGTTGTATGAGGTCGACATGCGGCTGCGGCCATCGGGGCGCGCCGGCCCGGTGGCCTCGCGGCTGGATTCCTTTGCCGAGTATCAGGAGCACGAAGCCTGGACCTGGGAGCATATGGCGCTGACCCGGGCGCGGGTGATCTCGGCTTCGCCGGATTTCCGCGCTAGGATCGAAGGCATCATTCGCGACATCCTGATCCGGCCGCGCGACGCCGCCATCATCGCCTCCGACGTCGCCGAGATGCGCCGCGCCATCGCGCAGGAAAAGGGCGAAGACGATGTCTGGGACCTCAAATACGCCGCCGGCGGCTTGGTCGATATCGATTTCATCGCGCAATATCTGCAGCTGATCCACGCCGCGCAGGCGCCGGAGATTCTCAACGTCAATACGCTGGCGGTGCTGGACAATGCCACGCGGCTCGGGCTGCTGCCGCATGCCGCGGCGAATGTGCTGCGTCCGGCGGCGCGGCTGTATCACGATTTGACGCAGATCCTGCGGCTGTGCGTCAGCGAGAAATTCAAGCCGGAGACGGCGGGCGAGGATCTGTTGCGGGTGCTGGTGCGCGCCGGCGACGCGCCGGACTTCTCCGCGCTGCAGGCACGGGTCAAGGAGACCCAGGCCGAGGTGAGGGCGGTGTTCCTCAAGCTGATCGAGGGCGCGGGCTAG
- a CDS encoding ATP-binding protein produces MTAFGKLFRTTAFRLTLVYLFLFALFAASLLAYFAWNTHRLITDQITTTVNAEIGEIDDIFGRRGLRGLVFTIENRALRPGANLYLVTTPAGQAVAGNVGALAPGVMARTGWSETVYQRLDDEGKPDHRALVRVSELSNGFRLLIGRDLAERRRLFGVVANAARWSVLIVIVLGLGGGIFVARRVLRRIDAMTGTTRRIMAGDLSGRLPVGRSGDELDRLAENLNAMLERIEALMTGLKEVSDNIAHDLKTPLTRLRNRAEEALAQSHDEAEYRAALERTIDESDGLIRTFNALLMIARAESGQARDNMVDFDAADIANGIHELYEPLAEDNGLTLQVEAEPALLHGNRELISQALANLVENAIKYGQRQIAAQPLEADAAPDAMPDTVPDAVPATTAVDAAAPTPAQGILIEARRDGDAVLLSVTDHGPGIPEVDRRHAVQRFVRLEASRTLPGSGLGLSLASAVATLHGGELRLTDAQPGLRATLAIPARAGDARAEAMIEQISA; encoded by the coding sequence GTGACCGCCTTCGGGAAACTGTTTCGCACCACCGCGTTTCGGCTGACGCTGGTCTATCTATTCCTGTTCGCGCTGTTCGCCGCGTCGCTCCTGGCCTATTTCGCCTGGAATACGCATCGGCTGATCACCGATCAGATCACCACCACGGTCAATGCCGAGATCGGCGAGATCGACGATATTTTCGGCCGCCGCGGTCTGCGCGGACTGGTGTTCACCATCGAGAACCGCGCGCTGCGGCCGGGCGCCAATCTGTATCTGGTCACCACGCCGGCCGGGCAGGCGGTGGCCGGCAATGTCGGCGCGCTGGCGCCCGGCGTGATGGCGCGCACCGGCTGGTCGGAGACCGTGTATCAGCGGCTCGACGATGAAGGGAAGCCGGATCATCGGGCGCTGGTGCGGGTCTCCGAACTCAGCAATGGCTTCCGGCTGCTGATCGGCCGCGATCTCGCCGAGCGGCGGCGGCTGTTCGGCGTGGTCGCCAATGCGGCGCGCTGGTCGGTGCTGATCGTGATCGTGCTCGGGCTCGGCGGCGGCATCTTCGTCGCCCGTCGCGTGCTGCGGCGGATCGATGCCATGACCGGCACCACGCGGCGGATCATGGCCGGCGATCTGTCGGGCCGGCTGCCGGTCGGGCGCAGCGGCGACGAACTCGATCGCCTCGCGGAAAATCTCAACGCCATGCTGGAGCGGATCGAGGCGCTGATGACGGGGCTGAAGGAAGTCTCCGACAACATCGCCCATGATCTGAAGACGCCGTTGACGCGGCTGCGCAACCGCGCCGAGGAGGCCTTGGCGCAGTCCCACGACGAGGCCGAGTATCGCGCGGCGCTGGAGCGTACCATCGATGAATCCGACGGGCTGATCCGCACCTTCAACGCGCTGCTGATGATCGCGCGCGCGGAATCCGGACAGGCGCGCGACAACATGGTGGATTTCGACGCCGCCGACATCGCCAATGGCATCCACGAATTGTACGAGCCGCTGGCCGAGGACAATGGCCTGACCCTGCAGGTCGAGGCCGAGCCGGCGCTGCTGCATGGCAATCGCGAATTGATCAGCCAGGCGCTGGCCAATCTGGTGGAGAACGCCATCAAATACGGCCAGCGACAAATCGCCGCGCAACCGCTTGAGGCCGACGCCGCGCCTGACGCTATGCCTGATACTGTGCCTGACGCCGTGCCTGCCACGACAGCGGTCGACGCTGCCGCGCCGACGCCCGCTCAGGGAATCCTGATCGAGGCGCGGCGCGACGGCGACGCGGTGCTGCTCAGCGTCACCGACCACGGCCCGGGGATTCCCGAGGTCGATCGCAGACATGCGGTGCAGCGCTTTGTGAGGCTCGAGGCCAGCCGCACCTTGCCCGGATCCGGCCTGGGGCTGAGCCTGGCGTCGGCGGTGGCCACGCTGCATGGCGGAGAACTTCGGCTCACCGATGCGCAGCCCGGTCTGCGCGCGACACTTGCAATTCCTGCCCGCGCGGGCGATGCACGTGCCGAAGCCATGATTGAACAGATCTCCGCATGA
- a CDS encoding RES family NAD+ phosphorylase, which translates to MTDRYAAAPAPSHRLIPSRFPPIGLFDSVATAADLAAVMELVGWTNDRLVAERIHRLPQSEWVYGVANASIVMAAFLHVAPGGMRFNGPELGAWYAADALPTAAAEVGHHLRRETVARGVATMRRTFRAYSATLRGDYLDIRGERDRLPEIYASNRYAAAQLFGERVRASGGAGLIYDSLRRRGGVGIVAHRPRNIVDIVQTDHFEITVMATSRRIDVRKLRVEPN; encoded by the coding sequence GTGACCGATCGCTACGCCGCCGCGCCAGCTCCGTCGCATCGGCTGATCCCCTCGCGCTTTCCGCCGATCGGGTTGTTCGACAGCGTGGCGACCGCCGCCGATCTCGCCGCGGTGATGGAGCTGGTCGGCTGGACCAATGATCGGCTGGTGGCCGAGCGCATCCATCGGCTGCCGCAGAGCGAATGGGTCTATGGCGTGGCCAATGCCAGCATCGTCATGGCGGCGTTTCTCCACGTCGCGCCCGGCGGGATGCGGTTCAACGGGCCGGAGCTTGGCGCCTGGTATGCGGCCGACGCGCTGCCGACCGCCGCGGCTGAGGTCGGCCATCATCTGCGCCGCGAAACGGTGGCGCGCGGTGTCGCGACCATGCGCCGGACCTTTCGGGCTTACAGCGCGACGCTGCGCGGCGATTATCTCGACATTCGCGGAGAGCGGGATCGGCTTCCCGAGATCTATGCCAGCAACCGCTACGCCGCCGCGCAGCTTTTCGGCGAGCGCGTGCGCGCCTCGGGCGGCGCGGGGCTGATCTACGACAGCCTGCGGCGTCGCGGCGGCGTCGGCATCGTCGCGCATCGGCCACGCAATATTGTCGACATTGTCCAGACCGATCATTTCGAAATCACCGTCATGGCCACGTCGCGCCGGATCGACGTGCGCAAACTTCGGGTTGAGCCCAATTGA
- a CDS encoding antitoxin Xre/MbcA/ParS toxin-binding domain-containing protein — MLNHPETDPSKAGHAAQLLDPARFAPANRRRLSAPALRTFLAIADLWGLSEQQRLLVLGFPSRSTYHNWCKQAREHGAFTLDVDVLTRISAVLGIHQALGTLFADERQGVDWLRGPHQALVFGGRPPLELVTSGSQDGLLTVRRFLDGARGGVYMAPNSIDDAFTPYDDADIVIR, encoded by the coding sequence ATGCTGAATCACCCCGAAACCGATCCCTCGAAGGCCGGGCACGCCGCCCAGCTTCTCGACCCCGCGCGCTTTGCGCCGGCCAACCGTCGACGGCTCAGCGCGCCGGCGTTGCGGACGTTTTTGGCGATTGCGGATCTGTGGGGGCTGAGCGAGCAGCAGCGGCTGCTGGTGCTGGGTTTTCCGTCGCGCTCGACCTATCACAATTGGTGCAAGCAGGCCCGCGAGCATGGCGCGTTCACGCTGGATGTCGACGTGCTGACCCGGATCTCCGCGGTGCTGGGGATTCATCAGGCGCTGGGCACGCTGTTCGCCGACGAGCGGCAGGGCGTGGACTGGCTGCGCGGCCCGCATCAGGCGCTGGTGTTCGGCGGCCGGCCGCCGCTGGAGCTGGTCACCAGCGGATCGCAGGACGGGCTGCTGACGGTGCGGCGGTTTCTCGACGGCGCGCGCGGCGGCGTCTACATGGCGCCCAACAGCATCGATGACGCCTTCACCCCCTATGACGATGCGGACATCGTGATCCGGTGA
- a CDS encoding response regulator transcription factor, protein MRLLIIEDDRESADYLVKAFREVGHVADLAGDGEEGLALADSGDYDVLVIDRMLPKRDGLSVIGTLRENGNRTPALILSALGQVDDRIKGLRAGGDDYLPKPYAFAELLARVEVLSRRHGGPAEETSYRVGDLELDRLSHRVTRGTEELTLQPREFRLLEYLMKHAGQVVTRTMLLENVWDYHFDPQTNVIDVHISRLRSKIDKGFERPLLHTIRGAGYMVRDGVK, encoded by the coding sequence ATGCGCCTGCTGATCATCGAGGACGACCGCGAATCCGCCGATTATCTGGTCAAGGCGTTTCGCGAGGTCGGTCATGTCGCTGATCTCGCCGGCGACGGCGAGGAGGGCCTGGCGCTGGCCGATTCCGGCGATTACGACGTGCTGGTGATCGACCGCATGCTGCCCAAGCGCGACGGCTTGAGCGTGATCGGCACGCTGCGCGAAAACGGCAACCGCACCCCGGCGCTGATCCTCTCGGCGCTCGGCCAGGTCGACGACCGCATCAAGGGCCTGCGCGCCGGCGGCGACGATTATCTGCCAAAACCCTATGCCTTCGCCGAACTGCTGGCGCGGGTCGAGGTGCTGTCACGCCGCCATGGCGGCCCGGCCGAGGAGACCAGCTACCGCGTTGGCGATCTCGAACTCGACCGCCTGTCGCATCGCGTCACCCGCGGCACCGAGGAGCTGACGCTGCAGCCGCGCGAATTCCGTCTGCTCGAATATCTGATGAAGCATGCCGGCCAGGTCGTCACCCGCACCATGCTCTTGGAAAACGTCTGGGACTATCATTTCGACCCGCAGACCAACGTCATCGACGTCCACATCTCGCGCCTGCGCAGCAAGATCGACAAGGGATTTGAGCGTCCGCTGCTGCATACGATCCGGGGCGCGGGGTATATGGTGCGGGACGGGGTGAAGTAG
- a CDS encoding Do family serine endopeptidase — protein sequence MTDRPIDLNSLPSAKPVRRSLFSARKFALMASVVAGLGVAGYGLSPTPHSFDNVFSTPAHAQVDKQVKQVEHPIGFADIVEKVKPSVISVKVNIAEKVASNDDNDESPFQPGSPMERFFKRFGGLDGMPPGMHGRRHGHGAVTGQGSGFFISSDGYAVTNNHVVDGADKVEVTTDDGKTYKAKVIGTDPRTDLALIKVEGGSDFPFAKLAETKPRIGDWVLAVGNPFGLGGTVTAGIVSASGRDIGNGPYDDFIQIDAPVNKGNSGGPAFNTEGEVMGVNTAIYSPSGGSVGIAFSIPANTVKTVITQLKEKGSVSRGWIGVQIQPVTKDIADSLGLKQAEGALVAEPQQGGPASKAGIESGDVITAVNGTPVKDARELARTIGGFAPGNSVKLTIFHKGQDKTVSLTLGKLPNTIEAKAGNDNNDRGQSDSRGSDVAKLGLTVAPAGSVAGAGKEGVVVTDVDPKSAAADRGVKEGDVILEVGGKNVSNADDIRDAIKSARNDDKNSVLIRVRSGGSSRFIAVPVGRG from the coding sequence ATGACCGACCGCCCGATTGATTTGAACTCGCTACCATCCGCCAAGCCCGTCCGTCGCTCGCTGTTCTCCGCGCGCAAATTCGCCCTGATGGCGTCGGTGGTGGCCGGCCTCGGCGTCGCCGGCTATGGCCTCAGCCCGACCCCGCATTCCTTCGACAATGTGTTTTCGACGCCGGCGCATGCGCAGGTCGACAAGCAGGTCAAGCAGGTTGAGCACCCGATCGGCTTTGCCGACATCGTCGAGAAGGTGAAGCCGTCGGTGATTTCGGTCAAGGTCAACATCGCCGAGAAGGTCGCCAGCAATGACGACAATGACGAGTCGCCGTTCCAGCCCGGCTCGCCGATGGAGCGCTTCTTCAAGCGCTTCGGCGGTCTGGACGGGATGCCCCCGGGCATGCACGGCCGTCGCCACGGCCATGGCGCGGTGACCGGGCAGGGCTCCGGCTTCTTCATCTCGTCGGACGGCTATGCGGTGACCAACAATCATGTGGTCGACGGCGCCGACAAGGTCGAGGTCACAACTGACGACGGCAAGACCTACAAGGCCAAGGTGATCGGCACCGACCCGCGCACCGATCTGGCGCTGATCAAGGTCGAGGGCGGCTCCGACTTCCCGTTCGCCAAGCTGGCCGAAACCAAGCCGCGGATCGGCGATTGGGTGCTGGCGGTCGGCAATCCGTTCGGCCTCGGCGGCACCGTCACCGCCGGCATCGTCTCGGCCTCCGGTCGCGACATCGGCAACGGCCCCTATGATGATTTCATCCAGATCGACGCGCCGGTGAACAAGGGCAATTCCGGCGGCCCGGCCTTCAACACCGAAGGCGAAGTGATGGGCGTCAACACCGCGATCTATTCGCCCTCTGGCGGCAGCGTCGGCATCGCCTTCTCGATCCCGGCCAATACGGTCAAGACCGTGATCACCCAGCTCAAGGAGAAGGGATCGGTCAGCCGCGGCTGGATCGGCGTGCAGATTCAGCCGGTGACCAAGGATATCGCCGACAGCCTCGGGCTGAAGCAGGCCGAAGGCGCGCTGGTGGCCGAGCCGCAGCAGGGCGGTCCGGCGTCCAAGGCCGGGATCGAATCCGGCGACGTCATCACCGCGGTCAACGGCACCCCGGTCAAGGACGCTCGCGAGCTGGCGCGCACCATCGGTGGCTTCGCGCCGGGCAATTCGGTCAAGCTCACGATCTTCCACAAGGGGCAGGACAAGACCGTCAGCCTCACGCTCGGCAAATTGCCGAACACGATCGAGGCCAAGGCCGGCAACGACAACAATGATCGCGGCCAGTCCGACAGCCGTGGCAGCGACGTGGCGAAACTCGGCCTGACCGTGGCTCCGGCCGGTTCGGTTGCTGGCGCCGGCAAGGAGGGCGTCGTGGTCACCGATGTCGACCCGAAGAGTGCCGCGGCCGATCGCGGCGTCAAGGAAGGCGACGTGATTCTCGAAGTCGGCGGCAAGAACGTCAGCAATGCCGACGATATTCGCGATGCGATCAAGTCAGCGCGCAACGACGACAAGAACAGCGTGCTGATCCGGGTGCGCAGCGGCGGTTCGTCGCGCTTCATCGCGGTTCCGGTCGGCCGAGGCTGA
- a CDS encoding 2Fe-2S iron-sulfur cluster-binding protein has translation MANITFSSPVMAKDVTVYAVAGDRGTILAVAKAHKIPIPFDCQDGECGSCLVQVEHFNPHAKYAVALTEKEKEMLKQLGKITKEEIQNAEVNDMPPRYRLACQCFVRNEDILVSFEGDQTLPVQRPHISTAAKRYKGGTEISSLAEFYGYAAKVEQDAAENYDALAAAMAKVGNDEVTKLFTQLADFSRLHLAEVKARAGTIDLSKNVPPDYAWPDHATPESTAVWAADPSMSRLGGLKVALQGERRGFEFYSAVEATAKDPEIAAAAKEFVKEEAEHVKILEAWITQEEWAVKNAKATENA, from the coding sequence GTGGCTAATATTACCTTTTCATCACCCGTCATGGCGAAAGACGTCACGGTTTATGCCGTCGCCGGAGATCGCGGCACCATTCTGGCGGTCGCCAAGGCGCACAAGATTCCGATTCCGTTCGATTGCCAGGACGGCGAATGCGGCTCCTGCCTGGTGCAGGTCGAGCATTTCAATCCGCACGCCAAATACGCGGTCGCGTTGACCGAAAAAGAAAAAGAGATGCTGAAGCAGCTCGGCAAGATCACCAAGGAAGAGATCCAGAACGCCGAAGTCAACGACATGCCGCCGCGCTATCGGCTGGCGTGCCAGTGCTTCGTGCGCAATGAGGATATTCTTGTCAGCTTTGAGGGCGACCAGACCCTGCCGGTGCAGCGCCCGCACATCTCCACCGCCGCCAAGCGCTACAAGGGCGGCACCGAGATCAGCTCGCTGGCGGAATTCTACGGCTACGCCGCCAAGGTCGAACAGGACGCCGCGGAAAACTACGACGCTCTCGCAGCCGCAATGGCAAAGGTCGGCAATGATGAGGTGACCAAGCTGTTCACCCAGCTCGCCGACTTCTCGCGGCTGCATCTGGCCGAAGTGAAAGCGCGCGCCGGTACGATCGATCTGAGCAAGAACGTGCCGCCGGACTACGCCTGGCCCGACCACGCCACGCCGGAATCCACCGCCGTCTGGGCGGCCGATCCGTCGATGTCGCGGCTCGGCGGGCTGAAGGTGGCGCTACAGGGCGAGCGCCGTGGCTTCGAATTCTATAGCGCAGTCGAAGCCACCGCGAAGGACCCCGAGATCGCCGCGGCCGCCAAGGAATTCGTCAAGGAAGAGGCCGAGCACGTCAAGATTCTGGAAGCCTGGATCACCCAGGAAGAATGGGCCGTGAAGAACGCCAAGGCGACCGAAAACGCCTGA
- a CDS encoding ferritin-like domain-containing protein, producing MDTVEEFLAHSIKLEQEAALRFGQLADAMESCGNREVSKLFRQLSDYSRMHQADAQARAGFREIPELKPDDFSWPGLESPETAAIWGTDPFIGRDLALEIALEAETGAYEWYKNVLDTTTDPEIRALAKEFVAEESGHVAELHKWIAMHKAGQPLPQEITPF from the coding sequence ATGGATACGGTCGAAGAGTTTCTCGCCCACTCGATCAAGCTCGAACAGGAAGCCGCGTTGCGGTTCGGTCAATTGGCCGACGCGATGGAATCCTGCGGCAATCGCGAAGTCTCGAAATTGTTTCGGCAATTGTCGGACTATTCGCGGATGCACCAGGCCGACGCCCAGGCCCGCGCCGGCTTTCGCGAAATTCCGGAGCTGAAGCCCGACGATTTCAGCTGGCCCGGGCTGGAAAGCCCGGAGACCGCAGCGATCTGGGGCACCGATCCATTCATCGGCCGCGATCTGGCGCTGGAAATCGCGCTGGAAGCCGAGACCGGCGCCTATGAGTGGTACAAGAACGTGCTCGACACCACCACCGATCCGGAAATCCGGGCGCTGGCCAAGGAGTTCGTCGCCGAAGAAAGCGGCCACGTCGCCGAACTGCACAAATGGATCGCGATGCACAAGGCCGGCCAGCCGCTGCCGCAGGAAATCACGCCGTTCTGA